A region from the Arachis ipaensis cultivar K30076 chromosome B01, Araip1.1, whole genome shotgun sequence genome encodes:
- the LOC107625409 gene encoding beta-galactosidase 3, translating to METSSVSKVVFAFCLALCLVTHLVHSTVTYDRKAILINGQRRILFSGSIHYPRSTPDMWEDLIQKAKEGGIDVIETYVFWNVHEPSPGNYNFEGRYDLVRFMKIIQRAGLYAHLRIGPYVCAEWNFGGFPVWLKYVPGISFRTDNEPFKRAMQGFTEKIVGMMKSEGLFESQGGPIILSQIENEYGAQSKLLGEAGRNYVNWAAKMAIQMGTGVPWVMCKEEDAPDPVINTCNGFYCDKFTPNRPYKPMIWTEAWSGWFTEFGGPIHKRPVQDLAFAVARFIIRGGSFVNYYMYHGGTNFGRTAGGPFITTSYDYDAPLDEYGLIRQPKYGHLKELHKAIKMCERALVSTDPIVTSLGASQQAHVYSTESGDCAAFLSNYDSKSSVRIMFNNMHYTLPPWSVSILPDCRNVVFNTAKVGVQTSQMQMLPTSTHMFSWESFDEDPSTLDDSGSTITAPALLDQLNVTRDASDYLWYMTSIDIGSSESFLHGGELPTLIVRSTGHAVHVFINGQLSGSAYGTREYRRITYTGKVNLRAGTNRIALLSVAIGLPNVGEHYESWNTGILGPVSLHGLDQGKWDLSWQKWTYQVGLKGEAMNLASPNGFSAVQWMQSAIVVQRNQPLTWHKTFFDAPEGDEPLALDMEGMGKGQIWINGQSIGRYWTTYANGNCSGCNYAGSFKPPKCQFGCGEPTQRWYHVPRSWLKPSQNLLVIFEELGGDPSRISLVKRSVSSVCADVPEFHPNIKNWHIESFGKSEVFHPPKVHLHCSPGQTISIIKFASFGTPLGTCGNYEQGACHSPSSYAILEKKCIGKQRCTVTVTNSNFGQDPCPKVMKRLSVEAVCAPTATNWRG from the exons ATGGAAACTAGCTCGGTTTCCAAAGTTGTGTTTGCATTTTGCTTGGCTTTGTGCCTTGTCACTCACCTTGTTCACTCAACTGTTACATATGATCGAAAGGCCATTCTCATCAATGGCCAAAGAAGAATCCTTTTCTCTGGCTCCATACATTATCCCAGAAGTACCCCTGAT ATGTGGGAAGATCTAATTCAGAAGGCAAAAGAAGGAGGAATAGATGTGATTGAAACCTATGTGTTCTGGAATGTTCATGAGCCTTCCCCTGGCAAT TACAATTTTGAAGGAAGATATGATCTGGTGAGATTCATGAAGATAATACAGAGAGCTGGTCTCTACGCTCATCTTCGCATTGGACCTTATGTCTGTGCTGAATGGAACTTCGG AGGATTTCCTGTGTGGCTGAAGTATGTTCCTGGAATAAGCTTCAGAACAGACAATGAACCTTTCAAG AGGGCAATGCAAGGATTTACTGAGAAGATTGTTGGAATGATGAAGAGTGAGGGTCTGTTTGAATCCCAAGGTGGCCCTATCATACTATCTCAG ATTGAGAATGAGTATGGGGCCCAGAGCAAGTTACTTGGAGAAGCTGGCCGAAATTATGTGAATTGGGCTGCTAAAATGGCGATTCAGATGGGAACAGGAGTCCCATGGGTCATGTGCAAGGAAGAGGATGCACCAGATCCAGTG ATAAACACGTGCAATGGCTTCTATTGTGACAAGTTCACTCCCAATAGACCCTATAAGCCAATGATATGGACAGAGGCTTGGAGTGGCTG GTTTACGGAATTTGGAGGTCCAATTCACAAAAGACCCGTACAGGATTTGGCATTTGCGGTTGCTAGATTTATAATACGAGGAGGGTCCTTTGTAAACTACTACATG TATCACGGTGGAACCAATTTTGGACGAACAGCTGGTGGCCCTTTCATTACTACCAGCTATGACTATGATGCTCCACTAGATGAATATG GTTTGATTAGGCAACCGAAGTATGGTCATTTAAAAGAGCTTCATAAAGCTATCAAGATGTGTGAGCGAGCTTTGGTTTCAACTGATCCAATTGTTACTTCACTAGGAGCCTCTCAACAG GCTCATGTATACTCGACGGAATCCGGCGATTGCGCTGCTTTCCTCTCAAACTATGATTCAAAATCCTCAGTTAGAATCATGTTTAATAACATGCATTACACTTTGCCACCTTGGTCCGTTAGCATCCTCCCAGATTGTAGGAATGTTGTCTTCAATACAGCAAAA GTAGGAGTGCAAACATCTCAAATGCAAATGCTGCCAACTAGTACTCATATGTTCTCATGGGAGAGTTTCGATGAAGATCCGTCTACTTTAGACGACAGCGGCTCTACAATCACTGCCCCGGCTCTCCTGGACCAGCTAAATGTAACCCGCGATGCGAGCGACTATCTTTGGTATATGACAAG CATTGATATAGGTTCATCCGAATCGTTTCTACATGGAGGCGAACTCCCCACTCTTATTGTTCGGTCTACAGGACATGCTGTCCATGTTTTCATCAATGGTCAACTTTCTG GTTCTGCCTATGGAACAAGGGAGTATAGAAGAATCACATATACCGGCAAGGTAAATCTTCGTGCCGGAACAAACAGAATTGCTCTGCTCAGTGTTGCCATTGGACTTCCA AATGTTGGTGAACATTATGAGTCATGGAACACAGGAATCCTAGGTCCAGTTTCACTCCATGGACTTGACCAAGGAAAGTGGGACTTGTCATGGCAGAAATGGACTTATCAG GTTGGGCTGAAAGGAGAGGCCATGAATCTTGCATCTCCTAATGGTTTTTCTGCAGTCCAGTGGATGCAATCGGCGATAGTTGTACAAAGAAACCAGCCACTAACATGGCACAAG ACTTTTTTTGATGCTCCCGAAGGAGACGAACCGTTGGCATTGGATATGGAGGGCATGGGAAAAGGTCAAATATGGATTAATGGACAGAGCATTGGAAGATACTGGACCACATATGCTAATGGCAATTGTAGTGGCTGTAATTATGCTGGGTCATTTAAGCCTCCAAAGTGCCAATTTGGTTGTGGCGAACCAACCCAGAGATG GTACCATGTACCAAGGTCATGGTTGAAGCCAAGTCAAAATCTACTGGTTATTTTTGAGGAGCTCGGAGGCGATCCTTCGAGAATCTCTCTTGTGAAGAGGTCAGTGAGCAGCGTCTGCGCCGACGTGCCGGAGTTTCATCCGAACATTAAGAATTGGCATATTGAGAGTTTTGGGAAATCAGAGGTGTTCCACCCACCAAAGGTTCACTTGCATTGCAGCCCTGGCCAGACCATCTCCATCATCAAATTTGCAAGCTTTGGAACTCCTCTAGGGACTTGTGGGAACTATGAGCAAGGAGCATGTCATTCCCCCTCATCCTACGCCATTTTAGAGAAG AAATGTATAGGAAAACAAAGATGCACGGTTACAGTTACAAACAGCAATTTTGGGCAAGACCCGTGCCCAAAGGTGATGAAGCGGTTATCAGTTGAAGCTGTTTGCGCTCCAACCGCCACAAATTGGAGAGGCTGA
- the LOC107646704 gene encoding uncharacterized protein LOC107646704 translates to MAILQEQNEALAQKRRLAKQKEKARRCRPRKLKRGLGGVGKLSMVKDLRNKQKLNMLGLIETKMQVVTKFDVIRYWGSDAVGWEYVGSDGTSRGLSLMWDVMLFRMNNCYKGERWLCVEGVLLKNNFPYAFCLVYGAHSRMEKLAVWEKLSFIAGLCQVPICYMGDLNEVTQVEERKGQDRLTRSAEDFKCWIQDMQLVDLPLNDHKFTWFRGCSCSRIDRVLLSVEWMDEFPEIRLKGGTKGLLVREKWRNLGVIQFTEKLKALTVPLGRWHKKKFGDMDKKIQRFEEEIRKIDELVANGVYDGTMEAKRKALERSPVVGFRDGLVNRINEEDSIALERLPTMEEIKEAVWDCESSKAPGSDGYNMNFIKKCWDEFGAEFMAAVLDFFQSSRLPSDSNITWVALAPKFTGAKEIKDLRPISMVGCVYKVISKVMVRRMSSVMPGLVGETQSAFVKGRKIHDGALIACETVHWLKTRKKKAAIIKLDFQKAYDRVKWSFVDIVLQKMGFGWRWRE, encoded by the exons ATGGCAATTTTACAAGAACAAAATGAGGCGCTTGCTCAGAAAAGGAGATTGGCTAAGCAGAAAGAAAAGGCACGTCGATGCAGACCGAGAAAGCTCAAAAG GGGATTAGGGGGGGTTGGTAAGCTGAGTATGGTTAAAGATCTAAGAAATAAACAGAAGCTGAATATGCTAGGTTTGATTGAGACCAAAATGCAAGTTGTGACTAAGTTTGATGTAATTCGTTATTGGGGGAGTGATGCTGTGGGGTGGGAGTATGTAGGTTCGGATGGCACGTCTAGAGGGCTGTCGTTAATGTGGGATGTCATGCTATTTAGAATGAATAACTGCTATAAAGGGGAGAGATGGTTATGTGTTGAAGGAGtcttattgaaaaataattttcctTATGCTTTCTGTTTAGTATATGGTGCTCATTCTAGAATGGAAAAACTTGCTGTGTGGGAGAAGCTGAGCTTTATAGCCGGTTTATGTCAAGTTCCAATATGCTACATGGGTGACCTTAATGAGGTTACTCAGGTGGAAGAGAGGAAAGGTCAGGACAGGTTAACAAGGTCTGCAGAAGACTTTAAGTGTTGGATACAAGACATGCAGTTAGTGGATCTACCATTGAATGATCATAAATTTACATGGTTTAGAGGCTGCTCCTGCAGTCGCATTGATAGAGTTTTACTGAGTGTAGAATGGATGGACGAGTTTCCGGAGATTCGGTTAAAAGGGGGGACGAAAGGCCT ATTGGTCAGAGAAAAATGGAGGAATCTTGGTGTGATACAATTCACAGAAAAGCTGAAGGCTTTAACAGTGCCTTTGGGAAGGTGGCATAAGAAGAAATTTGGTGACATGGACAAGAAGATTCAGCGCTTTGAGGAGGAGATCAGGAAGATAGACGAATTGGTAGCAAATGGAGTTTATGATGGTACTATGGAGGCTAAAAGGAAGGCTCTA GAGAGATCACCGGTTGTGGGTTTCAGGGACGGACTGGTAAATCGGATTAATGAAGAAGACTCGATAGCTCTGGAGAGATTACCGACAATGGAGGAGATTAAAGAAGCTGTTTGGGATTGTGAATCATCCAAGGCTCCAGGAAGTGATGGGTATAACATGAATTTCATCAAGAAGTGCTGGGATGAGTTTGGGGCAGAGTTCATGGCAGCTGTTCTAGATTTCTTTCAATCGTCAAGATTACCTTCTGATTCCAATATTACTTGGGTGGCCCTTGCACCTAAGTTCACCGGAGCAAAGGAGATCAAGGACCTTCGGCCGATCAGCATGGTTGGTTGTGTTTATAAAGTAATCTCCAAGGTGATGGTTAGGAGGATGAGCTCAGTCATGCCAGGTCTGGTAGGGGAGACTCAGAGCGCATTTGTGAAGGGTCGGAAAATACATGATGGGGCTCTTATTGCATGTGAAACAGTGCACTGGTTAAAGACAAGGAAGAAGAAAGCGGCAATCATTAAACTAGACTTCCAGAAAGCCTATGACCGGGTAAAATGGAGTTTTGTGGATATAGTGCTACAGAAGATGGGCTTTGGCTGGAGATGGAGGGAATAG